The proteins below are encoded in one region of Ereboglobus luteus:
- a CDS encoding ABC transporter permease translates to MIRSLNKYRHVFLVGLQSNLIYRWNFLIRASFSAFHLVVVFMLWSAAYEGKTEIGGFNVAQTMTYFIALMVIRFFISAFNEDYQISEEIRNGLINQFLLKPIDYFIYRLSIFGAARFVSGLLAIVPLLVALPFVRDYVELPFGEGEAWRLYFGLPALAMSAVIQFTIAFCFGMLTFWFLEIQSFVVLSYAIESLLAGQIFPLDLLPRPLFIISQYLPYYYQMYFPVAILTGRLNDPAGAAQGLMLQFAWMIVLLTIARLLWTRGLRRHTAVGG, encoded by the coding sequence TATCGCCACGTCTTTCTCGTCGGGCTGCAAAGCAACCTGATCTACCGGTGGAATTTTCTCATTCGCGCGAGCTTTTCGGCGTTTCACCTCGTCGTCGTCTTCATGCTCTGGAGCGCGGCCTACGAGGGCAAAACCGAGATCGGCGGCTTCAACGTCGCGCAAACCATGACCTACTTCATCGCGCTCATGGTGATCCGTTTTTTCATCAGCGCGTTCAACGAGGACTATCAAATCTCCGAGGAAATCCGCAACGGCCTCATCAACCAGTTTCTGCTGAAACCGATCGACTACTTCATCTACCGCCTGAGCATATTTGGCGCGGCGCGATTTGTGTCGGGGCTGCTGGCGATCGTGCCGCTGCTCGTCGCGCTGCCCTTCGTGCGCGACTACGTGGAGCTGCCCTTCGGCGAAGGCGAGGCGTGGCGCTTATACTTCGGCCTGCCCGCGCTGGCCATGTCCGCGGTGATCCAGTTCACAATCGCGTTTTGCTTTGGGATGCTGACATTCTGGTTTCTCGAAATCCAGTCGTTCGTTGTCCTCTCGTATGCGATCGAGTCGCTCCTCGCCGGACAAATCTTCCCGCTCGACCTGCTTCCGCGCCCGCTTTTCATCATCTCGCAATACCTGCCCTATTATTACCAAATGTATTTCCCCGTGGCGATCCTCACGGGCCGCCTGAACGACCCCGCCGGTGCCGCGCAAGGCCTGATGCTGCAATTCGCCTGGATGATTGTCCTGCTAACCATCGCCCGTCTCCTCTGGACGCGAGGCCTCAGACGCCACACGGCAGTCGGCGGCTGA